TTAGCCACAATGCAAGCACAAACCAGTAGTTTCATTCAGTAATTAAAATCCAAGGAACCCATTCAACCGATTACTTTCATTTAACATCTGCAAAATGGTAGGTTCTGTGGAAAATGGACAAGCCAATTCCCCAGTCTGCTATTCTCTGAAAATTAGTTACATACATAGCCATTATAAATAATTGTGAGTTCAAATTGCAGTCTCAAGTTATGATGGCTCTCTTGTCTTGCTTTGCTTATAATGACCTTGAATCTCACTCTAgttaaataaaaagtattaaatgGTATACAGAGtgacttctttcatttattttgtcgTTAAATAGTTAATGACCGGAAGGAGGGATGACTTACTATATCTTTTATACCGTCACCAGTGTGGGATTGATGGTCTGATTCTAAATGATTAAATTCTTCATCATACTTTAGTGAAGGCATTCCCACATGTTTTAGTAGTCCAGTTATGACCTGAATGCTTAGGCTTTGCTCAATTTGAATTTTCCCTTAGTTGGATACAAAGTGAATGACTCGGATGCCTATTGAGACTCCCTGAACTCTGTGTCCGTCTTGgggcctgatgccctcttcctccACGGAAGTGCTGGAAGGATCGGGCGAGGTAAAGTACGTGAAACTCCAGACATAGCAGCTGAGTGAGAATCGTGTGCTCTAAAAACACCGGCTAGCTCTCCTCCTGATGCCCACAGGTGTTTTCTGGGACCCTTTACCTGCCTGCTCTCTTCCCGAAGCCCACAGAAGGTGTTTTCTGGGACCCCCTTATCCCCCTGCTCTCTTCCCGAAGCCCATAGAAGGTGTTTTCTGGAACCCCCTTATCCCCCTGCTCTCTTCCCAAAGCCCACAGAAGGTGTTTTCTGGACCCCCTTATCCCCCTGCTCTCTTGCCGATGCCCACAGGTGTTTTCTGGGACCCCTTATCCACCTGCTCTCTTCCAGACACCCACAGAAGGTGATTTCTAGGACTCCTTTCTTGTGATTTTTGATTTTCAGTAGAAACGTGGACTAGAGACAGATAATGACCCAGTCAGCGCTGTAGAGatggtaaaggtacttgcctcTGAGCCTGGTGTCTTGagttcacatggtagaaggagattCCTtaaagttgtgctctgacctccacacacatactgtgactctctctctctctctctctctctctctctctctctctctctctctctctctctctctctctcggaatCTCTGTCATTCAGGAATGTGCTGATGGGTACTGGCACAGTCTTCTACCTTCATTCTTTTCCTACTTGCTCCTCTGAGTTCTCCTCCCTCGTGTCCTACAAGTCCTCAGCTGGTAGAAGCCTGTAAACGACTCATCTATTGTAAAACAAGCAAGCCCATCCCTCTGGCCAGGCACTTGGACCTTCAAACACCATCTGGGACGTTCTCAGTGGTGGAAAGAGCATGGTCACAACACTGCAGAAAACAGTCACCTCATTAACTTCGTCCTCCCTCCTGGCTCCCGAGAGCATTCTTGGAGTCTCTGAAGCTGATCCCCGGGATCTCTAACGCAGACCACAGCCCAGCATCCTCTCGCTTGAATGTATCATTAGCTTCCTATGAGATGAAGGATGCCGCTGCGAGGGCACTTCTGATGAGTTTCTCTTTGTGGCCCTGCCTGCAGTTCTCAACTACATGTCAATCCACCATTGTCCCCTATGTAAGCCAGATCACAAACTGGTCAGCTTTTGTAGCTGTTTAAGGTAGAAATACCCGTGGTCACTTAAGCTGTGTTGGAGGGATTTATTTTGTTAGCCAAAGCAGGCAGTTGATCTGTGTAGAGATGGACTTAAAGAAGCAGTTTTCTCGCTTAGAGCTGATTGTATCATACTGAGATgagacaaaggagaaaagaatctGTATGTTTTCCcaagcagaaaagggaaaattaaaTATTACAGAGACCTCTTCATATAGCCATTTATTACCAAGCATTGATTAAGCGTCTGATCCTCCCACCCTTGCCTGTCCTTATCTGTGATAAAGACAATGACCTTGGAGAGTCTTTACTTTAATCCTGATTAAAATGCATCCTATCTATAAGTGCTTCTgtgaaaataaatatgttttggaTACATTGAGCAAAATGGGAGGAAGACACTGTAGCCTTTTAAATTAacattataataattttaaaattaatgaagcCTGTCTCTTGGCATCCTAATGAGGCTCATGAGTAACTGTTATCCATTTTTATTAGAGTAAAACTTTTAGGGATAATTCTCAcccaatttatttaaaaagggtCTTGGCCGCGAATGTAGTTCCACTTAATGAGCATCTAGCTTGCTGTCTCGATGGAATAGAAAGGAGGCAGGATGCAAGTGCCTTCTCCCATTCCTCCAGACTTCCTGCATTGCTCCATTATGGAATGCTGAGGATCACCTGCTGATTTGGATAAATCTTTGTGTCCTTTGCCTTGGCCCATCTTATCATTGCTGTCGTGGAGTTTGAATGAGCAACTCCCCTTATTAGAAGCCCCGTTAGCTGTGGAAGAGTGACTGATTAAGTTATGTTTAAAGCATATTAAGTGTCAATGACAAACCAAGCAGGACGAGAGCCTGGAATCAGTCCTGGCCAGAAGGGAGAATGTGATGGCAGGACAGTGGCATGTTTGGAGTTGTGGCTGGACGGACACTCATCGGATGCAAGCAGATAAGTGGGGGATAAAGTGTGGGTAAGGATGACCAATGGCTTTGAAGCTGTCAACCAGCATTCTTAACCCAGACTAAGTACAGTGCAGGAGACTTATGATTTAGTTACCAAACTACTAAACGGCCTTTACGAGGGAGAAGGCTTCTCAAGAGACAATTAACTTGTAGATTCACAAGATGTTCTAAGGCAAGGTGGTATGAGCCAAAGAAGCCACGGCAACCAGCCTGGGGGCCCCACCCATGAGCAAGGATATATAAAAGCCCAGGAACCCAAAGGGGCATTCACAATTCAGCTAACGTCAAGAAGACACTGCAGCCTCTCTCTGCCATCATGTCTTTCAACTGCTCCACAAGAAATTGCTCTTCCAGGCCAGTCGGAGGACGTTACACTGTCCAAGCAGGCCCACTTGCCACAACTTCAACCCGTGAGGCAGACTGCCTGAGTGGCATCTACTTGCCCAGTTCCTTCCAAACTGGTTCCTGGCTCCTGGACCATTGTCAGGAGTCGTGCTGTGagccctctgcctgccagccaaCATGCTACCAGAGAACTTCTTGTATCTCCACTCCTGTCCAGGTAACTTGCAATCGACAGACTACCTGTGTATCCAATCCCTGCTCAACTCCCTGTAGCCGGCCACTCACCTTTGTGTCCAGTGGCTGTCAGTCCCTGGGAGGCATTTCCAGCTCTTGCCAACCGGTGGGAGGCATCTCAACCACCTGCCAACCAGTGGGAGGTATCTCTACCGTCTGCCAACCAGTGGGCGGCATCTCCACCATCTGCCAACCATCCTGTGGAGTCACCAGGACATACCAGCAGTCCTGTGTGTCCAGCTGCCGAAGAACTTGCTAAATGCTTAGGAGCCAGTGAGCCAGCTGAGTCTCCCTGCTCTACCAGCTGTGTTTCCAGGATCTTCCAGTATGCTGCTTGAGTACTTCACCTCTGACCGTTATTGACTGCCCAGCTGCTGGCGGCTAGCTATGCACAGGCTGCCTTTGACGCCCTAAAATCTTTCTTACCAGCACTAAGATGACTTTAAGGTTTGATTTTTGGTGCCGTGTATGCTTCCTGATGCTTCCGAAGCCTTTGCCACCCTCAGTCCAGTCTGAGGTCTTGTGATACCTCCAGAGGCTCTGTTGCCAAAAGCCCATGTCTTCACCCTGCTGCTGTATTTCCTGGCTTCTGCTTTTGTATCTCTGAAAGAGGGAGCTTGTCGCTCTGTGTAGTTCTCAATAAACTTGCATTTGTTGGCCTTGCAACCACATGCCTCAGCTGACTCCTTTATTTGTGGGGGTTTTGTTATTTATGAATAATTCTTCACTGATCAGGTTCTGACATTTTCCCTTTGTGAGCCCAGAGAGCAGGTGTGGTGATTGTGACCCCAGACCAGCCAGAGATCACATTATGTTTTCTCGTTGGTAGAGTGTGGGTAAATAGGGGCTGTGGTGAAGCACTGTGAGATTTGACAACTGATTTGACTTCTATAATTCCCTGAAAATTTGAGGGGCCCACAGAATGGCTTCCGTGGAAGCAAAAGATAAGCTGTTGAAGAAGTAAAGGAGTTCAAAAAGTTGCCCGGTAAAGCAAGCAATAGAgtggaggaccagagttcatGCTTTCCTAATCAAAAGAGCACAAGAGGGAAACTTTGAAATGGTCCCTCTATGATCGGCTGGGCTGGAGGGAGAATGAAGAAGGAAGCATTGTTGATTCTAGGCCTCGAGAGACACTGCATCCAAAGGACCGTCTCTAACTGTAACCTCCCCTTGCTCTCTGGAACAAATCTTTGGTCCCAGACATGATGAGTCAGCAGGAGAGAATTATGAAAAGCTTCAGgaacattgttttatttcttaataatttttcttttgtgcttgTGTGGTACTAAAGACTGAAACAAGACCCTTGTGTAAGTTAGCCAAATACTCTACCTCTGAGGTGCAAAGCAACTCCAGCTCCGGTATGAGTTTGTTTCAACACTCACAACCTCGCTGCTCTTTCCTGCAGTCCGTAAGCTGATAAACCAACCTGTCTGGGTGCATGGGAAGTCCATGTACCAACTCCCTTCACCTTTCACAGCAGTGTAAGAGCTGGCTACCAGTGCGCCTGCGCTCACCCTTCTCGTCTGTTGTGTCCAGAAGCGTATCTCAGTATGTTCTCTTCAGGATTGCTCCAACACAGAGATGGCTACCAGTGCGCCTGCGCTTGCCCTTCTCGTCTATTGTGTCCAGAAGCACATCTCAATATGTTCTCTTCAGAATTGCtccaacacacacagaaatggaCCATCATTAGAAAAAATAGAGACAGATGCGGGGCAAGCACCGGAAGTGGCAGATGCCTTTTCTCCTAGCGAGAGCTGCTGTGTGGAGGCTCCACGCATCATTCTCTGTCATCAGTGCAaagtgtttttcttattttaccaaTGGCTTTTCAGAGGCAGAACGTATAGATGATTTCTATATAGATGCAgtattttcaatttcttcctcTGCTGACTCTTCTTCCAAGGTCCCCTTTATCAAAGCAATGTTGGCTCTGACTCACACGCATCTTTCACTAAAGCAAGACATGGCTTTTGCTGCATGCTCATTTCATGtcctctcttttaaaaagaatagctCAGACTTTCCAAAATGCTCCAGTTTGTTCTAAATTACAGATCactgggtatgtgtgtggggagagggGGTGGTGCGCTAAATGGACCTTTCTGTTTCAGCTGATGTGATTCTCAAATACCATTTCTCTTACTGACGTCACACATGATTTGGAAAATTCAGAGGCTGATagacaattttattttgttttctattttttattttatgtatgtatgtatgtatgtatgtatgtattttcttttctgatttctagGTTCCAATGAATAAatggtttctctttttatttatgcGACTAATCAATGCCAGTAAGTAAGACTAATCAATGCCATATTGAGATACGTGTTATATTCTGATATGACAGTGTTTTGTTCGGGCCATTTGTTGTACTGAGAACACCCAAGTATATTGCAGCAATCTTGTCAAGCTGTTGCTGATCTCCATTTCTTTTGgggaattattattattgcttttgcTATTATAACACTATATAATTTACACTAGGGTTTTAAAAGTTCTCTCCATCCTTCGCCATATTACATAGTAAATTTTAAGTTTGTCTTGGAGAAGAGTCTTAAAGATAGAGATGTGATGATTCTTAGCCTGAGGCCAAGAAATGCAATTTCTATCTAGCACTCCATCACTGTGGAAACTGCAGCTCTTGCTGGTCTGTGGGAGTCTGCTTACCTCCTCAGTCCTTAGCTCACTTGGGAACCAGAAGCAGTGGTATagcatctcctgcctctgctttcaggaATAAACTAATATAATATGTGCAACCCAGGTCTCAAGGGGACCATCTGTCCTTTGATACAGAAATTCAGTGAGCTGTGTCTTGTTGGGGATGGAggtgtttttgcttttcatttttttgcaaAGCATGGCTTCTCCAGAAGCTCTGGGAACTCTGAAGACAGAGGTTGGGGGACAGTGTCTTGTTTCCCTGAGCTGTGGCCTCAACAGTCTGTGTTAGAAGGGTTCCATGACTTTGTGGGGTGCTTTCCTActttctgtctgcttctgtttaGACTACCCCCATTCAGACATTTGACAGCACTTCCTTTCTTTGATTTTCAGTAAATCTCCTTCCTAAAGCACTTGTGTGCTTGCATGTCTGAAAGACTTTATTGCAAGTTTGGGGACATGGAGGTCATTTATACTCTGGTTATAAGATATGTGATAACAATTGTATGTGGTAAAATGCACACAGCATGAAAGTTAACACATTAAATACTTTGAAGTGATATCCTGTGGCATTCGGTACACGCACACTATGGTGGCACTTGGTACACACATGCTACTGTGGCACTTGGTACACTCACACTATGGGGGCACTCAGTGCACACACACTACTGTGGTACTCAGTACACACACGCTACCATGTCACTCAGTATACTCACGCTACTGTGGCACTTGGTACACTCACGTTATGGTGACacttggtacacacacacactactgtggCACTGATCACTTttgggcacttttttttttttgccaaattcAGAACTcaatttctccctccttccaatTTCCATCTCTCCCCTCTGCCTTTTGTTCAACCAATGCTAATGTCCTTCCCAGGTCAGTTTTTCAGTAGTAAAGAGAAATAGGATTCCTGGGCCTTAGAAAGCTTGTAGTTCAGTGTTGTAGAGTCATTGCTAGACTTTCCTCTCTGCTGTATGTTAACCTCCACAAGCTTCCTGGTTTACTTTCAAAGGCTTTATATAACATTGCATATGAATGTTTTTGAAGAGACATCACGCAAGTTCTCAATGTATGGTGATATTACTCTGTTTTTCTTATTAGGTACTTGCTTATTTTAAAACTGTGGCAATTATTGAGGGCATGTGTTACCTCTAGAATATTTGACTTTAAATGCAAGAGACACAAAATTCTAAGAGTCAAAGGAACATATAGGGAGTTGGCCAAAGGACAGGAGTTTAAGAGTGGACTCTGGAACTACCCACAGGGAAGACAGAGTTGACTCTGCTGTTATGACCTTGACTTTGGTAAAAACTCATCAAGTCTCTGTGGATTTTCAGAAAAATTCTACCCATGtttagaaacataaatattttcagtaaagACTTTATACTTTGTTCTTATGAATCTAGAATCTTTTCTTATTATTGCCCCTGGCTTCAATCTCTATTATAGAATGTGTGGTTTTGAACTGAGTTGCCTGATGGGCATTTACTGAGGGATTTTTGGTTACAATGTAGTCTGATCTATCAACTAGGTGTGACTGATATGGTACATTTCACATTATAAAACAGTTATAATTGAGAAGCAGGATATTTAGCATAGGTACAGCTATAAAAACCAAGTAGCTGTATGATTTCTTATAAGAATCAACGATAAAGATGATGAGATTGCTAACATTCTGTTACTGATGATGCTGGTGTGGGGAAGAAATACAGACCATTTACTCTGATCTAGAGGAGGATTTATCTATTGATATAGGTTCTATTGTTACCATGTTGATGGAGGTTTCTGTCCAGCCTGGTCTCACAGCTGTTTAGTTccaaaaaaccacacagaggtctgcattaattattTGGCctaattagctcaggcttcttattaaataaGTCTgacctcttaaattaacccataattcttgtctgtgttagcccatgtggcttagtaccttttatcagtgaagtattctcatcttgcttcctctgtgtctgggtgacgactgcagactgagcctttcctcttctcagaattctccttttctgatccccctgcctctacttcctgcctggctactggccaatcagcattttattaaactaataaaagtgacaaatctttacagggtacaagaccattgtcctacagcacccccccccctttcttcaAAACAAGACCTCTGAATCTAACctcctttgcttagcttttttcctgaccattatctatagcaacttgtaatcaacactccaaacaaagacaaacatccataatccagtTTTTGAGAGTATcggtatagttttctaggctacttcttgCTGACTGGGgtgctaataatcttatggggacctaaagaaaatttagaattatggtcaagacCTTGTTGGAATAATCTGTGAGGCTTGGtcatctcaaccagcagtcttgaggctgttctagatatagaactcagagaaaactccaaaataggtcctctgaaatgttgaatcatTTGGGCCATCTACTCCTATCAAAGATTTTTCAGGGAGGTAAGCCTCCTGCAAAGGGGGGCAAGCCTCTTGCAGCAGATTGGTATGCCAGCATGGGGCAAAAATTTCCACATGAAGTCTAAGAGagctttctaaaaattattttttaaaaaaggcttctAGATCCATAAAATGGGAGCCAAGTGAGGCTTCTtgataacagttttatttttcagacaggctCTGTCCGCAAGGGAGGTGCAGTAaaaacttcccatgtagattagatccatgtatgtctctcttagggtcctcactgttatcttggttctctgggattgtgatttgtgggctgttttctttgctttatgtttaaaaaccactccacttatgagtgagtacatgtgataattgtctttctgggtctggcttatctcaacatgattttttctagctccatccctttgcctgtaaaattcaagatgttgttatttttttctgctgtgtagttctccattatgcaaatataccacattttccttatccattcttcgtcTGAAAGGtgtttaggttttttccaggttctgcctatgacaaacaatgctgctatgaacatagttgagcacatgtccttggggCACGATTGagcgtcctttggatatataccccaaagtggtattaccgggtcttgaggaaggttgtttcctaattttctgagaaatcaccatactgattttcaaaggggctgtaccagttggCATTCCCACTAGTAATGCAGGAGTGTTGCCTTTATtacacaacctctctagcataaggtgtcatcagtgttttttatcttggccattcttataggtgtaaaaGAATGACTTCTATAAGCacccttccttttctgttgttaaCAATAAACAGGAAAGCAACACTTACTTGAAATTGAGGGAAATTTCCTCTAGAGCTTACCCCAGAGacaaaaattagaattttaaatccTGGGATTAAGAGCCGCATTGGTTTTCAAATGGATTTATTAAAATGAGGACAGAACCGAAGCTGTCTGGTAGCTCTTGGCCAGATGTGAATCCAGAGACTTGTCTCTTATCTCTGCATGAGATTCTGGGATGAGTCGGGAAATGTTCCGTTTATGAAATCAAGTCTTCAAGTGGTATGCAAAATACCTAGGATCTTCTGAAAATCAAGGATTTGGGGTGAGTGACAGTTTTATTTGATAAAAGTCACAGGACTCAGAGGCAGAAGGTCTTGGATTGAATTTATTCAATCACATTGACAATAAAGTAAATTTTTTGATCTCTCAGAATTCCTGGTCACTCCTGGATAAACTGGGGATGTGATGTTAGCGCCAAATTCAAGTACTAGCCATGGTGAGACTCATTGTTATCAAAGATAAATCCAAATCTTGAGGGTTTAACACAATAGGAATTTATTTTCCATACATTCAGATTGTGAAGGTATGTCCTGCTTAGTGGGTAGCCCCTTTCTAtaagatgattttaaaatatcagcactttcctttgttcttttcacaCCAGATTTCCAGGTAGCTGAAGGAGTTCAGACTACAGGAGATGGTGTAGGGAAAATACTGCACCTTCTCACATTCCATGGGCATGTTTCCAGACACTAGGTCATGCTTATGAGGGAGGAGTCACGTTCACATAGCCTAGACATGGGCTGAGAAGAAGAGAACATGGGTTTTGTGAATGGCTAATTTGTGCTTGTTACTCTGCTTCATGAGATTGGAAGAATGAGGGAGTTTTTGTGAAAGCTTGAGCCACACTAGGCACTCCAGCgtcctttcagtcccaaagacgCTGCTTTCCAAAGTCCACCAAAGGAAGCCTGTTCCAGGAAAGAGAACTCCAGggagagtgcatgtgtgcattcatcTCCTAAATCCAGGAATTGCCATAGGTGTTTAAGAATCTCTTTTTAGGAGACATTGCTTTCAAATCTCAAGGAAAATATTTCTAGACAACAATTGCAACATAAATGAATAGTTATTAGTTCTTGCTTAAAAACAGCCAATTCTGGTAATGGCTGGTAATAACTGGAAAGAATTCAGCTGGTTCTGACTTGAAATAGAAATGACAGTTGATGGGGGCCCCAGTTTCATAATtgagacacaggcacacagctgttattattcctttttcttctgctgcAATAAGCCACATAATTTTTGCTTCAAATTATCTAGTCTGGCTCTTATTTTTATGGTGTGTAAGATCATATTTTAAGGTATGTATCAAGGCAGAGACCTTACAGTTAACTTATGTAACTCCTATACTTAATGGATCAGGAAATAGAGGGGCAATGACTTCTCAAATAAAATCCAGTTATAGGAAGAAGTGACTCTAATTGTGAATTTCTGACTCCATGATTACTCCTGTTTCCCACTGAGTTGCTATGTAAGTGGGTTGTTCAGGGATGTGATGGGTGCTTATCATCTCTGTGGGATTCTGTACTCTTGACAAGGGCTTCCACGTGTCTTTGTTTCTTGAAATTGATGTGTGATTGACTTCTCCTTTGGCATTTTCTCTTTCTGGCCATCCGTGGGTAGGGCATACTCCAGAGGATATAGAGCACATTCTCCTGATATCTGCTTTACCCTGTTTGTTATGATTCCATCACCTCTCAAGATAGGTGGTGGCACGGTAAGGCTGAGCCACCATACAATTGAATACCTGTACATGGTGTCACTGTAAGGCTGAGCCGCCATAAAATTGAATACCTGTAGATGGCAGCACTGTGAGGCCGAGCACCATACAATTGAATACCTGCAAACAGTTCCAGTTGAGGAGTCTTCCTTTTACTGCCTTGTCTTCCTTCACCTGCTCTGTTGATCCTCTCAGTGCACCCAAATGAGATCTCACCCCACACCACACTTTCACTGTTGGCGGCTTAGTCTCAAAAGATGTTTTTAAGTATTGATATAGCCCATTTGGAATAAGTATTTGTGACAGATTTTGTTGTATATCAAAATGCAAATGTAACTGGGgtcctaatttttttctgtaaaaatctTGTTTGGTGTGTTATCAATAGTGGCATTgaaaagaaagttccagaaagtGGATTCTTAGGAAACTCATATCCAATCAATGCAGTATGATTTGTTCcctttttcttatgttttaacTTTAGTGTTATGAATGAGGAATCTCGGCTGGGGAACACATTGTCTAGGCCTGTGCATCTGCGTGTGTTTAACCATGGGGCAGCTTTATCTCAGACTATTAATCTgtgaaagacattttattttttaacattatttttcctttatctttgagaatttcacatatgtatacaaGAAAATATCATCAtatcctcttcctttccccaccTCAAACTCACCCACAAGTTTCTCTCAACAGAACTCTCTCTAAGTTTATGTTCCctaaattggtttttattttggtatGCCAACCCAGAAGACGGGTTCTGTTCTATCTCTAGTGTGAGATAAGGATGAGGAGAATAAGTCACATGATTCTTAGGAAGCATAATAGGAAGGTCATGACTCCTACAGGATCCAGTATGGTGAGATCTCCATGAAGCATTAGTTATCATATATGTCTGATGCCACGGTCAGTCGGACAGGCTGGGTGATCAGACTGATGGGGACCAAGGCTGCTAAGCTCCAGTGTCCCGTATGCGTGTTATTCAGTGCCATCTATCATTTGCCCGCGTCTCTGCTGCCACAGCAATcggaaatgaaaatttaatttgtgAGGAAATGCAGCTGACCAAGCTTTGTAATGTTCAGATGAGAAGTTTGAACTTCACAAGATGATTTGTGACATTCGCATGCTGGGGGCGCCAACGGCGAAGCCTTTGACTTTTAGACTGGTTTATgacctttttcttgttttcttcctgcGAAAATGTGTTTCTGAGTAGCTGCTATCGGGTGAGCGATGCTCTGAAGTTGCTGACTGCTCTGTCCAGGGTCATGCAGAGATTGATGGTTTAGAATTAGATCAAACcgtcttccttcccttttttcatCTCCTAAGAGCAGGCTCTGCTTTCTCATTTTATCTCTTAATCTTGCATACCTGCCCCGACAAGACACAGCAGATTACCTCAGGAGACACTTCAAAAGGCAGTTTCTGAAAGCTCCGAGGCGGCTCAACACATTGGAAATCAGGGGACTTTCAGATGACTTGGCAGTGTATTAACTCATCAGTGAATTCTTCGTTCAAAGAATATTTATTGGACATTTGATACTAACTAGTCTTTCCCCTCGTCTTAAGATTCTAATAGAGTGAAAACCAGCCTCAAAAAATAGTCTGATAACATAAAAACCCACTCTAGA
The Chionomys nivalis chromosome 3, mChiNiv1.1, whole genome shotgun sequence genome window above contains:
- the LOC130870721 gene encoding keratin-associated protein 11-1, which gives rise to MSFNCSTRNCSSRPVGGRYTVQAGPLATTSTREADCLSGIYLPSSFQTGSWLLDHCQESCCEPSACQPTCYQRTSCISTPVQVTCNRQTTCVSNPCSTPCSRPLTFVSSGCQSLGGISSSCQPVGGISTTCQPVGGISTVCQPVGGISTICQPSCGVTRTYQQSCVSSCRRTC